The following DNA comes from Flavobacterium sp. N3904.
ACAATAAAGTTGCTATCGATCCCAACGCAGCAACCACATAGGTTCTGGCCGCCCATTTTAAAGAGTCCTTTGCTCCTGCTTGCTCTTGTTGTGTCAGCATGTTTTTATTCTCCAACCAAGCCAAAGCTCTGTTGCTTGCATCATATTCTACTGGCAAAGTAATAATCGAAAACAAAGTCGTTGCGGCAAATATCACAATTCCGATCAATAGTAGTTGTGGAAAAGTCCGAATCATCAAAATTCCCGCCAATAAAATCCATTGCATATAAGTCGAAGCTACATTAACAATTGGGACCAATTGAGAGCGTAACGACAGCCATTGATAACCCACAGCATGTTGAACAGCGTGACCGCATTCGTGCGCCGCAACAGCCGCTGCCGCAGCATTCCGCTGATTGTAAACTGCCTCACTCAAATTGACCGTTTTGTCCACTGGATTGTAATGATCCGTCAACTGACCCGGTGTAGAAATTACTCGCACATCACGTATTCCGTTATCAGCCAACATTTTCTCAGCGATTTCGGCACCCGACATTCCGTTTTGCAAATGCAATTTCGAATAAAACTCAAATTTACTTTTTAGTGTAGAACTCACTAACCAACTTGCCAGCATAATAGCACCCGCAAGAATTAAATAACTCATTCCCATATTTTTGTTTTTTTAATATAAAGTTTAAAATCTATAAAAATCTATAAATTGAATATCAAATTCTGAACCAAATTATAATTGTGTCATTTTGGCATTACAAAAATTATTTGCAGATTGTAATAAAGGCTACTAGCTCCGTAGCTTCATAATAGGTAAAAGAGACATTTATAATCTCATATCCTGCAGAAGACTTAGTATTCAAGAAATCCTCTACTTCTTTTGACAATTCATCTTTCATACTGGAAAATCCGGCTGTTTTTTTCAAAATGTGAACTTCGTGCTTTTTCATTTTTATGTTTTTAATATTGGTTATAAAAACGTCATAAATGTTACACAAAAAATCCCAAACTCTAATCGTAAAATTAAAATTTGGGATTACTATATTTTGCAGATACAAACATAAAAATATTTTGCTATTTTTTGGCTTCAAATTGCTTATTTACAGCTTCAAATTTCGCAATCAAACTATTGACTCTGTCCTGCTCTTTTTTAATTTCTTTTGGTCTTAAGTAAAACCAAGTAAATCCTATCCATCCCAACATTATAGCATAAGTAACAATTCCCCAAAATAATGTCATTCGGTTTGTGTATTCAAACATATACAAACATAAGCCTGAACCAAGCAGTATAAAATACAAACTTAACATAGTAGATTGCAAAAAATGCTGTTTCGCTTTTATGGAAATTAATTTTTGCAGGTATTCACTGTTGTTAAGAGTGCCATCAATTGTTTTATAAAACCCAGCTAATCTATTGTAAACCAACAAATAAATTACCATTGCCAAAATGACTAAAACAATTCCGATTTTGGTCGAAATAAACTCAGGCTGATAACAATACCAGATAAAAAGAATAAATACGCTTGTTGCGATAAGCAATACATTTGTTATAATCAATTTTCTAATGCTTACTCTCTTGAAATGTTTCAGTTTTGAAAATAAATCTTCAATATTGGGCGGACTTACAGTCTGTTGTTTCCATAAATCTTTGAAATCTATATTATTGTCCATTTTCTTTAAACTTTTGAGTTAATTTTTCTTTTATTCTATGAATTCTGACTCTCGTATTCGCTTCAGAAAGACCAACGATATTGGCAATTTCTGCTTGTTTTAGACCTTCCAGTTCTAGCGAAATAATAATACGGTCGGTCTCTGGCAATTCGGCAATGCATTTGTACAAAAACTGAATCTGTGGTTCCATCGAATACTGCTTTTCTTCAATAATGTTTACGGGAAGTTCAGACTTAGGGAACCGTTTTTCTTTTTCGATCTGCCTCAGACAATTGTTTGAGGCAATTCGGAAAATCCAAGTCCCGATGCTGGATTCATTTCTAAATGTGTCCAATTTTTGCCAAACAATAATAAATGTTTCCTGAGCAATGTCCTGCGCAATATCATAATCATTTACATAACCCATACACAAACGGAATATCTTTTGCCAATAGGTTTTATATAGTTCTTCAAACTCCATTCTTATGATTTTATAAAATTATTCAGTTGCGCCAAATACCATTCCTTATCGTCATACATAATAAAATGCAGACCTTTGTTTGAGTATTGAAAACTAGCTGATTTTAAGTTTTTATATTGTGCTTCAATAGGTTCTTTGTAATTGGAAAAACCAAATTCCAGCAATATCAGTGAAGGACATTTTATGGCTGCAATCTTATCCCTCAAATCGGTATTTGAAAAATCACAATACATTTCGCTGAACGTTTTTCTGTCTGATTTCATGCTCCAGCCAATTGCCTCATCTTGTTTCGAAGCATCTGCCAAAAGCATCGCCATATTTCTTTTTTGCATTTGAAGAAACTCCTCTTCAGACATTGCAACTATTTGATTAATCATTGGCGAGCAGTCATTATTTTCTTGTGATTTAAAAGAAGGATCTCTCAAAGCGGCCAAACAGGGAAGCGCATCGACAACCACAATCTTACTGATTAGATCGGGATAATCCGAAGCAATTGCTAGGACAAGCCCGCCACCCATACTGTGACCCACTATAATTGGTTTTTCGATTTTGTTGGCTTTTATATAATTGACAATTTCTGTTTCCCAATTTTTGAATGAAGCATTCGGCTGTGGTTTAACTCCCGTAAAACCTGCCATAGTAAATGTATAACAAGTAAATTCTTTTTCAAAATTAGATTTTGTTTCGTTCCAGACATCTCCAGAACTGGCAAATCCAGGCAGAAAGATAATGGCCTGTTTTCCCTTTCCGGTTTTGATAACCTCAAACGGATACGATTTTGTTTGCCCAAATACATTTAAACATAATGCTGAAAATAATAATGCGATAACTAAGAAGATATACTTTTTCATTTTTAATAGTTTTAAGTTAATGATTAATCGGATCCGTCCTTTGGATACGGTAACTATTAAAATGTTACAAAAGTTTTCAAAAAAAATAAATTTAAACTCCTTGATCCTAATAAAATAGGGCAAAAAAAATTCCAAACCCAATCGTGAAATTGGAATTTGGAATTTTTAAAATTTGAAATTTATATTTTTACCCCACCAAATTGATAACCCTCCCCGGAACGATAATCACCTTGTTTGGTGTTTTACCATCCAGCTGTTTGATGGTTCTTTCGTCTTTCATAACGATTTCCTCGATTTGTTCTTTGGTTAAATCCAAAGGCAAATTGATGGTAAAACGCATTTTCCCGTTGAAAGAAACCGGATATTCCTTATCGCTTTCTACCAAATGTATTTCGTCCAAAGCAGGAAAAGGTACCGTTGCAATAGAACCTGTATTTCCTAACAACGACCATAATTCCTCAGCAATGTGTGGCGCACAAGGCGAAATCACAATCGCCAACGGTTCTAAAATAGCACGAGAGTGACAGTTTTGCGCTGACAATTCATTCACACAAATCATAAATTGAGAAACCGAGGTATTGAAAGAGAAACTCTCGATATCTTCCGCCACTTTCTTGATGGTTTTGTGCAATGATTTTAGGTTATCTTTCGTTGGTTCGTCATTGGTAACAATCAAACCATTTTCGTCGAAATACAAACGGCATAGTTTTTTCAAGAAACCAAAAACACCTGAAATTCCTGCTGTGTTCCAAGGTTTCGCTTGTTCCAATGGCCCTAAAAACATTTCGTACAAACGCAACGTATCGGCTCCATATTCATTACAAATATCATCCGGAGTAACTACATTGTATTTTGATTTCGACATTTTTTCAATTTCGCGGCCAACGATATATTTACCATTTTCTTCGGTGATAAATTCTGCATTAGCATAATCTTCTCTCCAAGCTTTGAATTTTTCAGTATCTAATTCATCTGAAGAATTAACCATTGATACATCTATATGAATAGCATCAAAATAAATATTCGAAAATTTTAAATTAAAATCAGAATAATAATTATTAAAATACTCTTCTTTTTCTTTAATAAATTTATCAATTTTATCGTTACTTCCGTTCTTTAAGAAATCATTAATAATGTTTTTAGAAACAAAAGTTTCTATTATTTCAAAACAAATGTCATTTCTTGAATCTGAATAAGTTCTTTCAAAATCAATCTTAACTCTATAAACAAACGCACTCATCCCCAAAATCATCCCCTGATTAATCAGTTTCTTGAACGGTTCTTCAGTTGGTGCAAAACCTTTGTCTTTTAAGAATTTGTTCCAAAAACGAGAATACAATAAGTGACCTGTAGCGTGTTCGCTTCCGCCAATGTATAAATCCACGCTTTCCCAATATTTCAATGCTTCCTTGCTGGCAAATTCGTTCTCGTTGTGCGCATCCATATAACGCATCCAATACCAAGAACTTCCTGCCCAACCTGGCATCGTGTTCAATTCCAAAGGAAAAATAGTTGCATTGTCAACCAAACTCGTTTCAACCACTTTATTATTCACACTGTCCCAAGCCCAAACTGTTGCGTTTCCTAAAGGAGGCAATCCGTCTTCGGTTGGTAAGTATTTCTCCACTTCCGGCAAGATGATAGGCAAATGTTGCGCATCGATCATTTGCGGTAAGCCATTCACATAATACACCGGGAAAGGCTCTCCCCAATATCTTTGACGGGAGAAAACCGCATCACGCAAACGGTAATTGATTTTCCCTTTTCCTTGGCTTATTTCTTCAAGTGCTGAAATTATCTTTTTGGTCGCTTCTTTGTAATTCAGTCCATTTAGGAAATCCGAATTCGCAATTTCTACATTGTCTTTAGAACCGAAAGCTACTTCCGAAATATCCACATTCGCAAAAATGTTTTTGATTTCGGGCATTCCTTTTTGACCTTTAAAGAAATTAGCGAAAGCATAATCTCTTTCATCACCACAAGGAACCGCCATCACAGCACCTGTCCCGTAACCCGCCAAAACATAATCCCCAATCCAAACCGGAATCGGTTCTTTGGTAAACGGATGCTCCGCAAACGCTCCCGTGAAAACTCCCGAAATGGTTTTTACATCGGCCATACGCTCTCTTTCGGAACGCTTGGCTGTTTTTTCGATGTAGGCTTCCACTTCTGCTTTTTGTTCGTCAGTTGTGATTTGCGACACTAATTCGTGTTCTGGCGCCAAAGTCATAAACGTTACCCCAAAAATAGTATCAGGTCTAGTCGTAAAAACTGAAATACTACTTTCTGAATTCTGCAATCTAAAATCCACCATCGCACCAACCGATTTTCCAATCCAGTTTCTTTGGCTTTCCTTAATACTTTCGCTCCAGTCAATATCATTCAAACCTTGCAGTAAACGTTCCGCATAAGCCGAAATACGCATGCTCCATTGCGTCATTTTTTTTCGAATTACAGGATAGCCGCCACGTTCCGAAACACCATTTACAATTTCGTCATTCGCCAAAACCGTTCCCAATCCAGGACACCAGTTTACTTCGGTTTCCGCCAAATACGTCAATCGGTATTGCAACAAAATTTTCTCCTGTTGCTCTTTTGCAAAAGCGTTCCATTCATTTGCAGTAAATAATTCAATATTATCGTCACAAACCGCATTTACGTTAGCATTTCCTTCTGTAGAAAAAACGGAAACCAAAGTCGAAATATCCTCTGCCTTATCTGTATTTTTATTGTACCAAGAATTAAACAATTGGATGAAAATCCATTGGGTATGCTTGTAATAATCAGGATTCGAAGTACGCACTTCACGATCCCAATCAAATGAAAATCCTATTTTGTCCAACTGCTTTCTGTACCCGGCAATCACTTTCCCTTCTTTGTCGACACCACCATCAATATTTACCGAAGTCGTGTCCTCTGGACGTTGCCCAGTCTGAATCGCATATTGCTCCGCCGGCAATCCAAAACTGTCATACCCCATTGGGTGCAACACGTTAAAACCTTGGTGTCTTTTGTATCTCGAATACACGTCCGATGCGATATACCCCAGCGGATGCCCCACGTGTAGTCCCGCTCCAGACGGATACGGAAACATATCCAACACATAGTGCTTTGGTTTATCAGAGTTGTTTTGAGCAGCAAAAGTTTTATGCTCTGCCCAGTATTTTTGCCATTTGGCTTCTATTTCGTTCGGATTGTATTTCATTCCAGTGTATATTGTTTTTTAACGAAGTCATGCTATCGCACACTCAGGTCTTTTTTATCTTTATTACCCTCTGAGGATTAAAAATCCTGAAAGAGTTATGGCAATTAAGCGGCAAATTTACATTTATTGTACGAAAGTTAAAACTTTGGGACTTATTAACTTCAAATTAAAGAATATGTTTATTATTTTTACCCCATAATTTAGATATACTATGAGTTCATCATTTGAAAAGTTTCAAAAGCGCAGGTTAATTTCCTCTTATTTTTCAGTAGTGCTAAGTGTTTTCTTGGTATTGTTTCTACTAGGCATATTGGGATTTTTTATAATCAATTCCAAAAAACTTGCCGATGACTTTAGAGAAAAAATAGCAATGACTGTATTTTTCAAAAATGAAGCCAATGACACAATTCTTAAAGCGTTTGGTCAGGAATTGAAAACGACCAAGTTTTCGAAATCATTTGTTTATGTTTCAAAAGAACAGGCGGCAAAAGAACATACCGATATTATTGGTGAAGATTTTGTGACCTTCTTGGGCGAAAATCCGTTGCAAAATTCATACGATATCCATTTAAAAGCTGATTACGTTGTAAAAGACAGTATAGCAAAAATAGAATCCCGCCTACGCAAAAACCCAATGGTTTCTGACATTGTTTACGACAAACAATTGGTAAATCTGGTAAACGACAACATCAAAAAAGTCAGTATGTGGATTTTAATCATTAGTGCATTCCTGACTTTTATCGCGGTACTTTTAATCAACAGTTCGTTGCGACTTTCCATATATTCCAACCGTTTTATCATCAAAACCATGCAAATGGTGGGCGCTACCAAATCATTTATTCGAAAACCATTTGTAATGCGCAGCATCAAACTGGGAATGATTGGTGCAGGTCTTGCTATCTTGGCTTTGATTGGCGTTTTGATTTACTTGGAAAACAGTTATCCTGACCTTGGCATTCTTGATGACAAATTACTGATTGGCCTTGTGTTGGTTGCTGTATTTGGCCTTGGTGTCTTAATCACTTGGCTAAGCACTTATTTTGCCACGCAACGTTTCTTGAATTTAAGAACAGACGACCTTTATTAATTTTAGATTGCAGATTTTAGACTGCAGATTTCAGTTATAAAACATAAACTTAAAACAGCGGATGAGATTGCTTCGTCCCTCTCAATTACAAAATGAAAAACGAAGAAAATAAACACGAATTCCTTTTTGAAAAAATAAACTATAAAATTCTATTAATTGGAATTGGTGTAATTGCACTTGGCTTTATATTAATGTCAGGTGGAGGAAGCGATGACCCTAATGTTTTCAACGACTCTGTTTTTGATTTCCGAAGAATTCGTTTGGCTCCAACCACGGTTTTAATTGGTTTTGGAATTACCATTTATGCCATTCTTAAAAACCCTAAAAAATAGTAATCCTTTTTCAGAATTCAGTTTTCAGATAGTACCTGACTGAAAACTGAAAATTAACTGAAACCTTACTCAAAAATGAATACATTCCAAGCTATCCTACTTGCTATTGTTGAAGGTCTAACAGAATATCTTCCTATTTCCTCAACTGGACATATGATATTTGTTAGTTCTTATTTCGGAATTCAAAATGATGATTTCGTCAAACTTTTCCAAGTTTCTATACAATTTGGAGCTATTTTGGCCGTAGTTGCTTTATACTGGAAAAAGTTTTTTGATTTCTCTAAATTTAATTTCTACATAAAATTAGCTTGTGCCGTGATACCGGCCCTTGTTTTAGGCAAATTATTTGATGACAAAATAGAAGCTGTCCTTGGAGATCCAATTCCCATTACAATTGTACTTATCCTTGGAGGAATAATTTTGCTTTTTGTTGACAGTAGATTTCACAGCCCAACAATAGTAGCAGAAGAAGAGATTACTATCAAAAAAGCGGTTGCAATAGGTTTTTGGCAATGTTTAGCCATGATGCCGGGAACAAGTCGTTCTGCTGCTTCTATAATTGGAGGAATGCAACAAGGATTAACACGCCAAGCTGCAGCAGAATTTTCATTTTTCCTTGCTGTTCCAACAATGCTAGCGGTTACTGTTTATTCATTATTATTAAAGACATATGAAGTTTCACATTTAAAAGGATACGAACTTCTTATTCAATCCCCAAAAAACATAAAGTTATTCTTAATGGGTAATGTAATTGCTTTTATAGTAGCGATTATAGCCATTAAATTTTTTATTGGCATAATCAAACAATACGGTTTCAAACCTTGGGGATGGTATAGAATAATCGTTGGTGTTTTTCTTTTAGTTTACTTTTCATACATAAAATAACAACCCATTGACAACCGAAGATTTTTTAAACGGCCAAATTCTGTTAATTGACAAACCGTTGCATTTTACTTCTTTTCAAGCAGTAAATAAGCTCAAATATGCACTAATCAACAAAGCAGGATTACCAAAAAAATTCAAGATAGGGCACGCAGGTACTTTAGATCCATTGGCTTCTGGATTATTGTTGGTTTGTACCGGAAAATTCACCAAAAAAATATCAGAACTCCAAGGCCAAGCAAAAGAATATACTGGAACTTTCTATATTGGAGCCACTACTCCATCCTATGATTTGGAAACCGAAATAGACCAGACTTTCCCAACAGAACATATCGATGAATCTCTGATTTATGAAACCGTAAAACAATTTTTGGGTGAAATTGATCAAAAACCACCTATTTTTTCGGCTATAAAAAAAGACGGCATTCGATTATACGAACACGCCCGTGCAGGAGAAACGGTTGAAATTGCTTCAAGAAAAACCACAATTCACGAATTTGAAATCACCCGAATTGCACTTCCCGAGGTTGATTTTAGAGTAGTCTGCAGCAAAGGAACTTACATTCGTTCTCTCGCTTTTGATTTTGGAAAAGCGATGAATTCAGGTTCGCATTTAATGGTTTTGCGCCGTACCAAAATAGGCAATTATGATGTAAAAGATGCCATTGATGTCAATTTATTCGAGCAAACATTATCCCATCCGATGTAATCAAAAAAAAAACACATGACAAATCAGAATTGAATTTGCGATGTGTTTTTGCTAAGATCAAAGTAATATTACTTCATGTTTTTTTCCCACTTTCTAGCTGCTGGTTAATAGTGAGTGGCACTTTCATTTCCAAACAGCAAATGAGACACGTAATCATAAACCTTTTCAAATAAATTTCTCATAATGATGTTTTTTAAATTGTTGAACAATATTTAATCACACCAATAAAAAAAGTAGATAGAAATAATAGACTCGGTTAGCAATCACTAAGTTACATTTTTTTTTGACAAAAAAAATAAAAAATAAAAAAACTTATAATCACAAACACACACTCTCTTTTATAGCATACATCATATCAACAATCTCGTTCTGTACAGACAGTCCTTTATCGTGCAAATACCACAATTGCAGTTGAGATTTGGCTTCTTCATCTACAACTCCAAATTGTTCTTTATAATTTTTAATTAAATCAGTTGCCCCTTTTGGTCTTGGTCCCCAATGACTGCAAACCTTGCCCAATTGCTTATCAATTACAAGAAGTTTAGGAATGGCTCTGGCACCATTAGTCAAAAAATGATTCATTAAATCATCATTCGAATCGCGGAGAACTATTTTCAATTCAATTTTGTTTGATTCAGCTGCCATTTTATTTATTACCGGCAAAATTTGCGCGGCATCTCCACACCAACCTTCAACAATCACCAACCAAATGTATTCTTTTTCTAATGCTTTCAATTTTACACTAATTTCCTCGGGAACGGTTATGGTTTTATCCAATCGTTTCAAACGGGCTTCGTTCAGAGTAGTGTAATGCAACAAATCCTCTGATTGATCATCACCAGTTGACTTCCCTTCAGACAATAAATCGGATACAA
Coding sequences within:
- a CDS encoding RNA polymerase sigma factor — translated: MEFEELYKTYWQKIFRLCMGYVNDYDIAQDIAQETFIIVWQKLDTFRNESSIGTWIFRIASNNCLRQIEKEKRFPKSELPVNIIEEKQYSMEPQIQFLYKCIAELPETDRIIISLELEGLKQAEIANIVGLSEANTRVRIHRIKEKLTQKFKENGQ
- a CDS encoding undecaprenyl-diphosphate phosphatase, whose amino-acid sequence is MNTFQAILLAIVEGLTEYLPISSTGHMIFVSSYFGIQNDDFVKLFQVSIQFGAILAVVALYWKKFFDFSKFNFYIKLACAVIPALVLGKLFDDKIEAVLGDPIPITIVLILGGIILLFVDSRFHSPTIVAEEEITIKKAVAIGFWQCLAMMPGTSRSAASIIGGMQQGLTRQAAAEFSFFLAVPTMLAVTVYSLLLKTYEVSHLKGYELLIQSPKNIKLFLMGNVIAFIVAIIAIKFFIGIIKQYGFKPWGWYRIIVGVFLLVYFSYIK
- a CDS encoding zinc metallopeptidase; this translates as MGMSYLILAGAIMLASWLVSSTLKSKFEFYSKLHLQNGMSGAEIAEKMLADNGIRDVRVISTPGQLTDHYNPVDKTVNLSEAVYNQRNAAAAAVAAHECGHAVQHAVGYQWLSLRSQLVPIVNVASTYMQWILLAGILMIRTFPQLLLIGIVIFAATTLFSIITLPVEYDASNRALAWLENKNMLTQQEQAGAKDSLKWAARTYVVAALGSIATLLYYISIFNNRR
- a CDS encoding leucine--tRNA ligase, with translation MKYNPNEIEAKWQKYWAEHKTFAAQNNSDKPKHYVLDMFPYPSGAGLHVGHPLGYIASDVYSRYKRHQGFNVLHPMGYDSFGLPAEQYAIQTGQRPEDTTSVNIDGGVDKEGKVIAGYRKQLDKIGFSFDWDREVRTSNPDYYKHTQWIFIQLFNSWYNKNTDKAEDISTLVSVFSTEGNANVNAVCDDNIELFTANEWNAFAKEQQEKILLQYRLTYLAETEVNWCPGLGTVLANDEIVNGVSERGGYPVIRKKMTQWSMRISAYAERLLQGLNDIDWSESIKESQRNWIGKSVGAMVDFRLQNSESSISVFTTRPDTIFGVTFMTLAPEHELVSQITTDEQKAEVEAYIEKTAKRSERERMADVKTISGVFTGAFAEHPFTKEPIPVWIGDYVLAGYGTGAVMAVPCGDERDYAFANFFKGQKGMPEIKNIFANVDISEVAFGSKDNVEIANSDFLNGLNYKEATKKIISALEEISQGKGKINYRLRDAVFSRQRYWGEPFPVYYVNGLPQMIDAQHLPIILPEVEKYLPTEDGLPPLGNATVWAWDSVNNKVVETSLVDNATIFPLELNTMPGWAGSSWYWMRYMDAHNENEFASKEALKYWESVDLYIGGSEHATGHLLYSRFWNKFLKDKGFAPTEEPFKKLINQGMILGMSAFVYRVKIDFERTYSDSRNDICFEIIETFVSKNIINDFLKNGSNDKIDKFIKEKEEYFNNYYSDFNLKFSNIYFDAIHIDVSMVNSSDELDTEKFKAWREDYANAEFITEENGKYIVGREIEKMSKSKYNVVTPDDICNEYGADTLRLYEMFLGPLEQAKPWNTAGISGVFGFLKKLCRLYFDENGLIVTNDEPTKDNLKSLHKTIKKVAEDIESFSFNTSVSQFMICVNELSAQNCHSRAILEPLAIVISPCAPHIAEELWSLLGNTGSIATVPFPALDEIHLVESDKEYPVSFNGKMRFTINLPLDLTKEQIEEIVMKDERTIKQLDGKTPNKVIIVPGRVINLVG
- the truB gene encoding tRNA pseudouridine(55) synthase TruB, whose translation is MTTEDFLNGQILLIDKPLHFTSFQAVNKLKYALINKAGLPKKFKIGHAGTLDPLASGLLLVCTGKFTKKISELQGQAKEYTGTFYIGATTPSYDLETEIDQTFPTEHIDESLIYETVKQFLGEIDQKPPIFSAIKKDGIRLYEHARAGETVEIASRKTTIHEFEITRIALPEVDFRVVCSKGTYIRSLAFDFGKAMNSGSHLMVLRRTKIGNYDVKDAIDVNLFEQTLSHPM
- a CDS encoding cell division protein FtsX — its product is MSSSFEKFQKRRLISSYFSVVLSVFLVLFLLGILGFFIINSKKLADDFREKIAMTVFFKNEANDTILKAFGQELKTTKFSKSFVYVSKEQAAKEHTDIIGEDFVTFLGENPLQNSYDIHLKADYVVKDSIAKIESRLRKNPMVSDIVYDKQLVNLVNDNIKKVSMWILIISAFLTFIAVLLINSSLRLSIYSNRFIIKTMQMVGATKSFIRKPFVMRSIKLGMIGAGLAILALIGVLIYLENSYPDLGILDDKLLIGLVLVAVFGLGVLITWLSTYFATQRFLNLRTDDLY
- a CDS encoding alpha/beta fold hydrolase, encoding MKKYIFLVIALLFSALCLNVFGQTKSYPFEVIKTGKGKQAIIFLPGFASSGDVWNETKSNFEKEFTCYTFTMAGFTGVKPQPNASFKNWETEIVNYIKANKIEKPIIVGHSMGGGLVLAIASDYPDLISKIVVVDALPCLAALRDPSFKSQENNDCSPMINQIVAMSEEEFLQMQKRNMAMLLADASKQDEAIGWSMKSDRKTFSEMYCDFSNTDLRDKIAAIKCPSLILLEFGFSNYKEPIEAQYKNLKSASFQYSNKGLHFIMYDDKEWYLAQLNNFIKS
- a CDS encoding thioredoxin family protein, which encodes MKSSVAKALFNSYSYLEYRKIVSDLLSEGKSTGDDQSEDLLHYTTLNEARLKRLDKTITVPEEISVKLKALEKEYIWLVIVEGWCGDAAQILPVINKMAAESNKIELKIVLRDSNDDLMNHFLTNGARAIPKLLVIDKQLGKVCSHWGPRPKGATDLIKNYKEQFGVVDEEAKSQLQLWYLHDKGLSVQNEIVDMMYAIKESVCL
- a CDS encoding DUF3098 domain-containing protein gives rise to the protein MKNEENKHEFLFEKINYKILLIGIGVIALGFILMSGGGSDDPNVFNDSVFDFRRIRLAPTTVLIGFGITIYAILKNPKK